Proteins found in one Channa argus isolate prfri chromosome 7, Channa argus male v1.0, whole genome shotgun sequence genomic segment:
- the cabcoco1 gene encoding ciliary-associated calcium-binding coiled-coil protein 1 isoform X2 produces the protein MSGVAATRREKKDQIIVLDSKLQWEALPHEQIEDLLQRTSDEIQWKLKEILDFRNCQTCMKEAAVLDYHLCGFLWAKEANFTLTQISFTIAVLHMLLDNIKEKQMGLVENLMEFAKTLAAACQGLTSEEDTTSLLGTEEATKLINYIKKSFFQKYRLYKLLLTTPREELLTGTERTIEVFSWQDGFTPLEEGISAN, from the exons ATGTCAGGGGTAGCAGCTACACGTCgtgaaaaaaaagatcaaataataGTACTGGATAGTAAGCTACAG TGGGAGGCACTGCCACACGAACAAATTGAAGACCTACTCCAACGAACTTCAGATGAGATTCAGTG GAAATTGAAGGAGATCCTGGACTTTAGGAACTGTCAGACCTGTATGAAAGAAGCTGCTGTCCTGGATTAccatttgtgtggttttttgTGGGCTAAAGAGGCCAACTTTACACTCACACAGATCTCTTTCACCATTGCTGTACTGCACATGCTGCTGGACAACATAAAAG AGAAACAAATGGGTTTAGTGGAGAATTTGATGGAGTTTGCTAAAACCTTAGCTGCTGCTTGCCAGGGCTTGACTTCAGAGGAAGACACCACTTCACTGCTTGGCACAGAAGAAGCCACAAAGCTCATAAACTACATCAAAAAGAG tttttttcagaaatacagACTGTATAAACTTCTCCTCACTACACCCAGAGAAGAGTTACTGACAGGCACAGAG AGGACAATTGAGGTGTTTAGCTGGCAGGATGGTTTCACTCCACTGGAGGAAGGCATTTCAGCTAATTag
- the cabcoco1 gene encoding ciliary-associated calcium-binding coiled-coil protein 1 isoform X1, whose amino-acid sequence MSGVAATRREKKDQIIVLDSKLQDVVFLQWEALPHEQIEDLLQRTSDEIQWKLKEILDFRNCQTCMKEAAVLDYHLCGFLWAKEANFTLTQISFTIAVLHMLLDNIKEKQMGLVENLMEFAKTLAAACQGLTSEEDTTSLLGTEEATKLINYIKKSFFQKYRLYKLLLTTPREELLTGTERTIEVFSWQDGFTPLEEGISAN is encoded by the exons ATGTCAGGGGTAGCAGCTACACGTCgtgaaaaaaaagatcaaataataGTACTGGATAGTAAGCTACAG GATGTTGTCTTTCTTCAGTGGGAGGCACTGCCACACGAACAAATTGAAGACCTACTCCAACGAACTTCAGATGAGATTCAGTG GAAATTGAAGGAGATCCTGGACTTTAGGAACTGTCAGACCTGTATGAAAGAAGCTGCTGTCCTGGATTAccatttgtgtggttttttgTGGGCTAAAGAGGCCAACTTTACACTCACACAGATCTCTTTCACCATTGCTGTACTGCACATGCTGCTGGACAACATAAAAG AGAAACAAATGGGTTTAGTGGAGAATTTGATGGAGTTTGCTAAAACCTTAGCTGCTGCTTGCCAGGGCTTGACTTCAGAGGAAGACACCACTTCACTGCTTGGCACAGAAGAAGCCACAAAGCTCATAAACTACATCAAAAAGAG tttttttcagaaatacagACTGTATAAACTTCTCCTCACTACACCCAGAGAAGAGTTACTGACAGGCACAGAG AGGACAATTGAGGTGTTTAGCTGGCAGGATGGTTTCACTCCACTGGAGGAAGGCATTTCAGCTAATTag